One genomic window of Acidovorax radicis includes the following:
- the pyrF gene encoding orotidine-5'-phosphate decarboxylase, with translation MNFIDMLRDATAQNNSLLCVGLDPEPTRLPAGMLGDTHKIYDFCAAIVDATADLVCAFKPQIAYFAAHRAEDQLERLMQHMRCNAPHVPVILDAKRGDIGSTAEQYAKEAFERYGADAVTLSPFMGFDSIEPYLAYHGKGAFLLCRTSNPGGDDLQSQRLASVEGQPLMYEHVARLAQGPWNRNGQLGLVVGATYPQEIERVRSIAPTLPLLIPGVGAQGGDAVATVRAGLRSDGPIIVNSSRAILYASNGADFAAAARAEAMRTRSVLEAARG, from the coding sequence ATGAACTTCATCGACATGCTGCGCGACGCCACGGCGCAGAACAATTCCCTGCTGTGTGTGGGCCTGGATCCGGAGCCCACGCGATTGCCTGCGGGGATGTTGGGCGATACGCACAAGATCTATGATTTTTGCGCGGCCATTGTGGATGCAACCGCCGATCTGGTTTGCGCCTTCAAGCCCCAGATCGCCTACTTTGCCGCCCACAGGGCCGAAGACCAGCTCGAGCGGCTGATGCAGCACATGCGCTGCAACGCGCCCCATGTGCCGGTTATCTTGGATGCCAAACGCGGCGACATTGGCTCCACTGCCGAGCAGTACGCCAAAGAGGCCTTCGAGCGCTACGGCGCAGACGCTGTCACTTTGTCGCCGTTCATGGGTTTTGATTCGATCGAGCCCTATCTCGCCTACCACGGTAAGGGTGCATTTTTGTTATGCCGCACATCCAACCCAGGGGGCGATGATTTGCAGAGCCAGCGCCTGGCCAGTGTCGAAGGCCAACCGCTGATGTACGAACACGTGGCCCGCCTGGCCCAGGGCCCCTGGAACCGGAACGGGCAACTGGGGCTGGTGGTGGGCGCCACTTACCCGCAAGAGATCGAGCGCGTGCGCAGCATCGCCCCCACGCTGCCACTGCTGATCCCCGGCGTGGGCGCCCAGGGCGGCGATGCCGTGGCCACCGTGCGTGCGGGTCTGCGAAGTGATGGCCCCATTATCGTCAATTCCTCGCGCGCGATTCTGTACGCCTCCAATGGCGCCGATTTTGCAGCGGCCGCACGCGCAGAAGCCATGCGCACGCGCAGCGTGCTGGAAGCCGCGCGGGGTTGA
- a CDS encoding succinylglutamate desuccinylase/aspartoacylase family protein: protein MTNDNHNHNTAVPPLTFELPAPDISAWRAGNTGTEGVWHFDAGQPGRHVMISALVHGNELCGAWALKGLLEAGVRPQQGTLTLAFCNLDAFDRFDAHNHDASRFTDEDLNRQWLDERIDAADTHERRRAAALRPWVAQADWLLDLHSMHEPSAPLLLTGIQPRNLALARAMRLPEHIVVDAGHKDGVRMRDYGRFGDLDDNGTRSLLIECGFHGDPASRAVAQDQCVRFIEQSGALSADALAQQLPGWRLPDAPRQWALEVTGPVVATSSAFRFVAPYTGLEVFEKAGTVIGDNDGVPVVTPYDDCVLVMPSVRQARAGVTVVRFARRRLL, encoded by the coding sequence ATGACTAACGACAACCACAACCACAACACTGCCGTGCCACCGCTGACTTTTGAACTGCCCGCGCCCGACATCAGTGCCTGGCGCGCTGGCAACACCGGCACCGAGGGCGTGTGGCACTTCGACGCTGGCCAACCCGGGCGCCACGTGATGATCAGCGCCCTGGTGCATGGCAACGAGCTGTGCGGTGCCTGGGCACTCAAGGGTTTGCTCGAAGCGGGCGTGCGTCCGCAGCAGGGCACCCTCACGCTCGCGTTTTGCAACCTCGATGCCTTCGACCGGTTTGACGCGCACAACCACGATGCCTCGCGTTTCACCGACGAAGACCTCAACCGCCAGTGGCTGGACGAGCGCATCGACGCGGCCGACACCCACGAGCGCCGCCGCGCCGCCGCGCTGCGCCCGTGGGTGGCGCAGGCCGACTGGCTGCTCGACCTCCATTCCATGCACGAGCCCTCGGCGCCGCTGCTGCTCACCGGCATCCAGCCGCGCAACCTGGCGCTGGCGCGTGCTATGCGCTTGCCCGAGCACATCGTGGTGGACGCCGGCCACAAGGACGGCGTGCGCATGCGCGACTACGGCCGGTTTGGCGACCTGGACGACAACGGCACCCGCTCGCTGCTCATCGAGTGCGGCTTCCATGGCGACCCGGCCAGCCGCGCCGTGGCGCAGGACCAGTGCGTGCGCTTCATCGAACAGTCCGGCGCCCTGAGCGCCGACGCGCTGGCGCAGCAGCTGCCCGGCTGGCGCCTGCCCGACGCACCGCGCCAGTGGGCGCTGGAGGTGACGGGCCCCGTGGTCGCCACCAGCAGTGCCTTCCGCTTCGTAGCGCCCTACACGGGGCTGGAGGTGTTCGAGAAAGCTGGCACGGTGATTGGCGACAACGACGGCGTGCCGGTGGTCACTCCGTACGACGACTGCGTGCTGGTCATGCCCTCGGTGCGCCAGGCGCGTGCCGGGGTGACCGTGGTGCGCTTTGCGCGGCGCAGGTTGCTGTAG
- a CDS encoding Bug family tripartite tricarboxylate transporter substrate binding protein encodes MPTPTLCLRRAALLCGLAVLAAPTLAQEAYPSKPITIVVGYPPGGSTDLTARNVATELGNKLGVPVVIENLGGAGGAIGAQKVANATPDGYTLLVGANNEIAINKLVTKKVKYDIKDFTAIGLIASQPLVLVASTGAGVKNMAEFTQKVSKNPGKFSYGSSGVGTALHLAGEAVKEQGKLFMTHIPYRGVAPLTSDLMGNNLEYGVFVLSSGLPHIKSGKVIALGTTEAKRSATTPDIPALAESPQYKNVDIGVWFALMAPAHLPKPVFDKIKKALNDTLQSPDFRKKMEATGSTVASPSVNIDQFLATEVAKYKKIVEFAKIEE; translated from the coding sequence ATGCCCACACCTACCCTCTGCCTGCGCCGCGCCGCCCTGCTGTGCGGCCTCGCCGTGCTGGCTGCCCCCACACTGGCGCAAGAAGCCTACCCCTCCAAACCCATCACCATCGTGGTCGGCTACCCGCCCGGCGGCAGCACGGACCTGACGGCACGCAACGTGGCCACGGAACTGGGCAACAAGCTTGGCGTGCCCGTGGTGATTGAAAACCTGGGCGGCGCGGGCGGTGCCATTGGTGCCCAGAAGGTGGCCAACGCCACCCCCGACGGCTACACCCTGCTGGTCGGTGCCAACAACGAGATCGCCATCAACAAGCTGGTGACCAAGAAGGTCAAGTACGACATCAAGGACTTCACCGCCATCGGCCTCATTGCGTCCCAGCCTCTGGTGCTGGTGGCGTCCACAGGGGCTGGGGTGAAGAACATGGCGGAGTTCACGCAGAAAGTGTCAAAAAACCCCGGCAAGTTCAGCTACGGCAGCTCGGGGGTGGGCACGGCGCTGCACCTGGCGGGCGAGGCCGTCAAGGAGCAAGGCAAGCTGTTCATGACCCACATCCCCTACCGCGGCGTGGCGCCCCTCACGTCCGACCTGATGGGCAACAACCTGGAATACGGCGTGTTCGTGCTCTCCAGCGGTCTGCCCCACATCAAGAGCGGCAAGGTGATTGCCCTGGGCACCACCGAAGCCAAACGCTCGGCCACCACGCCCGACATCCCTGCGCTGGCCGAATCTCCGCAATACAAGAATGTGGACATTGGTGTGTGGTTCGCGCTGATGGCGCCAGCCCACCTGCCCAAGCCGGTGTTCGACAAGATCAAGAAGGCGCTGAACGATACCCTGCAGTCGCCCGACTTTCGCAAGAAGATGGAAGCTACGGGCTCCACCGTCGCGTCGCCCAGCGTGAACATCGACCAGTTCCTGGCCACCGAAGTCGCCAAGTACAAAAAGATTGTTGAATTCGCCAAGATCGAAGAATGA
- a CDS encoding aldehyde dehydrogenase family protein, whose amino-acid sequence MTVYAAPGAAGAKIAYKPQYNNFIGGKFVPPVKGQYFDVISPVNGKIYTQAARSTAEDIELALDAAHAAADAWGKTDAATRGNILLKIADRIEQNLELLAYAETVDNGKAIRETLNADIPLTVDHFRYFAGCVRAQEGALSNIDENTVAYHIQEPLGVVGQIIPWNFPILMAAWKLAPAIGAGNCVVLKPAESTPISILILAELIADLLPPGVLNIVNGFGREAGMPLATSKRIAKIAFTGSTSTGRVIAQAAANNLIPATLELGGKSPNVFFADIMDKDDAFLDKAIEGLVLFAFNQGEVCTCPSRALIQESIYDKFMERVLKRVAAIKHQNPLDTDSMMGAQASKEQLTKILSYLELGKQEGAEVLAGGGQAHLGGDLEGGYYVQPTLFKGHNKMRIFQEEIFGPVLAVTTFKDEAEALEIANDTLYGLGAGVWSRNGNVAYRMGRAIKAGRVWTNCYHAYPAHAAFGGYKESGIGRETHKMMLDHYQQTKNLLVSYSENKLGFF is encoded by the coding sequence CAGGCCGCCCGCTCCACCGCCGAAGACATCGAACTGGCGCTGGACGCCGCGCACGCCGCCGCCGACGCGTGGGGCAAGACCGACGCCGCCACGCGCGGCAACATCTTGCTCAAAATTGCCGACCGCATCGAGCAAAACCTGGAACTGCTGGCCTACGCCGAAACCGTGGACAACGGCAAGGCCATCCGCGAAACACTGAACGCCGACATCCCGCTCACCGTGGACCACTTCCGCTACTTTGCGGGCTGCGTGCGCGCGCAAGAAGGCGCGCTGTCGAACATCGACGAGAACACCGTGGCGTACCACATCCAGGAGCCGCTGGGCGTGGTGGGCCAGATCATTCCGTGGAACTTCCCCATCCTGATGGCTGCGTGGAAGCTGGCCCCTGCGATTGGTGCGGGCAACTGCGTGGTGCTCAAGCCTGCAGAGTCCACCCCCATCTCCATTCTCATCCTGGCCGAGCTGATTGCCGACCTGCTGCCGCCCGGCGTGCTCAACATCGTCAACGGCTTTGGGCGCGAAGCAGGCATGCCGCTGGCGACATCCAAGCGCATTGCCAAGATCGCGTTCACCGGCTCCACCAGCACGGGCCGCGTGATTGCGCAGGCCGCCGCCAACAACCTCATCCCCGCCACGCTGGAGCTGGGCGGCAAGAGCCCCAATGTGTTCTTTGCCGACATCATGGACAAGGACGATGCGTTTCTGGACAAGGCCATCGAAGGCCTGGTGCTGTTTGCCTTCAACCAGGGCGAGGTCTGCACCTGCCCATCGCGTGCGCTGATCCAGGAATCGATCTACGACAAGTTCATGGAACGCGTCCTGAAGCGCGTGGCCGCCATCAAGCACCAGAACCCGCTGGACACCGACAGCATGATGGGCGCGCAGGCATCGAAAGAGCAGCTCACCAAGATCCTGTCGTACCTGGAGCTGGGCAAGCAAGAAGGCGCCGAAGTGCTGGCCGGTGGCGGCCAGGCCCACCTGGGCGGCGACCTCGAAGGCGGCTACTACGTGCAGCCCACGCTGTTCAAGGGCCACAACAAAATGCGCATCTTTCAGGAAGAAATCTTCGGCCCCGTGCTGGCCGTGACCACCTTCAAGGACGAAGCCGAGGCGCTGGAAATTGCCAACGACACGCTGTATGGCCTGGGCGCGGGCGTGTGGAGCCGCAATGGCAATGTGGCCTACCGCATGGGCCGCGCCATCAAGGCCGGACGGGTGTGGACCAACTGCTACCACGCCTACCCAGCGCACGCGGCGTTTGGTGGCTACAAGGAATCGGGCATTGGGCGTGAGACGCACAAGATGATGCTGGACCATTACCAGCAAACGAAGAACCTGCTCGTCAGCTACAGCGAAAACAAGCTCGGCTTCTTCTGA
- a CDS encoding acyl-CoA thioesterase, protein MHSITLRFLASESSLLQGGRVPGGTVLRWVDEAGYACASAWAKGACITEFVGGADFVHPIRPGDLVEVHARLTHTCESSMNLAVEVRSGAINGAPLQDVVHCVAVYTAVGADDAPRTVDKWSPETPGDIALAQRAQAHIDAARAAQ, encoded by the coding sequence ATGCACTCAATCACCCTGCGCTTTCTGGCGTCTGAAAGCAGCCTGCTGCAAGGGGGGCGTGTCCCCGGTGGCACCGTGCTGCGCTGGGTTGACGAAGCCGGGTATGCCTGCGCCAGCGCATGGGCCAAAGGAGCCTGCATTACCGAGTTTGTGGGGGGCGCTGATTTTGTGCACCCCATTCGCCCGGGCGACCTGGTGGAGGTGCATGCGCGGCTGACCCACACCTGCGAGAGCAGCATGAACCTGGCGGTGGAGGTGCGCAGCGGTGCCATCAACGGCGCGCCGCTGCAAGACGTGGTGCATTGTGTGGCGGTGTACACCGCCGTGGGTGCGGACGACGCGCCCCGCACGGTGGACAAGTGGAGCCCCGAAACCCCGGGCGATATCGCGCTGGCCCAGCGCGCCCAGGCGCACATCGACGCTGCGCGCGCCGCGCAGTGA
- a CDS encoding EamA family transporter has translation MTAPAAGLGANSPLRARDLLAALLVVVLWGVNFVAMKWGLRSFSPFQLGAARYLCAALPLVLLVRPPRMHWRWVLLFGLFQGVGQFGFLFMGLKVGMTAGLASVLLQTQVFFTALFGFALLREWPGLPLRAGMVLAALGLVCFAMNYVGPGAGVGVGAATTLAGLLLTLCGAAMWASSNIVARLAQQHSPGFDPLAFVIWSSLVPVLPFMALSALFDPDAARWLQWQTLASVPLLSWAAVAYLGWAATIVGYALWTNLLQRYPANRVAPFSLAVPVVGLTAGWLLLDEGVAPWQWAGIALVVAALACVVLGPRLQAKMARSAV, from the coding sequence GTGACGGCCCCTGCGGCCGGGCTTGGGGCCAACAGCCCCTTGCGTGCGCGCGATCTGCTCGCAGCGCTGTTGGTGGTGGTCCTGTGGGGCGTGAACTTTGTCGCCATGAAATGGGGGTTGCGCAGCTTCAGCCCCTTTCAGCTGGGCGCTGCGCGCTACCTGTGCGCCGCCTTGCCGCTGGTGCTGCTGGTGCGCCCGCCGCGCATGCACTGGCGCTGGGTGCTGCTGTTCGGGCTGTTCCAGGGCGTGGGGCAGTTCGGTTTTCTGTTCATGGGGCTCAAGGTGGGCATGACGGCCGGGCTGGCCAGTGTGCTGCTGCAGACCCAGGTGTTCTTCACGGCGCTCTTCGGCTTTGCGCTGCTGCGCGAGTGGCCGGGGTTGCCCTTGCGGGCGGGCATGGTGCTGGCCGCGCTGGGGCTGGTGTGTTTTGCCATGAACTACGTGGGCCCCGGCGCTGGTGTGGGCGTGGGCGCAGCCACCACGCTGGCGGGCCTGTTGCTGACGTTGTGTGGCGCGGCCATGTGGGCGTCGTCCAACATCGTGGCGCGGCTGGCGCAGCAGCACAGCCCGGGGTTTGACCCGCTGGCGTTCGTGATCTGGAGCAGTCTGGTGCCAGTGCTGCCGTTCATGGCGCTGTCCGCCCTGTTCGACCCCGACGCCGCGCGCTGGCTGCAGTGGCAGACACTGGCCAGCGTGCCGCTGCTGTCCTGGGCCGCCGTGGCTTACCTGGGCTGGGCGGCCACCATCGTGGGCTATGCGCTGTGGACCAACCTGCTGCAGCGCTACCCCGCCAACCGGGTTGCGCCGTTCAGCTTGGCGGTGCCGGTGGTGGGGCTGACGGCGGGCTGGCTGCTGCTGGACGAGGGCGTGGCGCCCTGGCAGTGGGCGGGCATTGCGCTGGTGGTGGCGGCGCTGGCCTGTGTGGTGCTGGGGCCCAGACTACAAGCCAAAATGGCCCGTAGCGCTGTTTGA
- a CDS encoding methyl-accepting chemotaxis protein, whose amino-acid sequence MSLLHRLNLLEKFLILGTIGLMMSALPTYLTVSDSLHAIGHARQEAQGAAPAQALTRLVQVVQVHRGLSAGMLGGDEGLAARRPAARDAVNTALGDVSARFAAAKVPAAQMTAWTQAQQTWRTLEQAVAARSIEQAQSTAQHTQLIADLLQLNEALVHAYGLQLDPDADTHALIQASLAQAPMLGEKLGMLRAQGASALGKHELTPQGKGQLLVLQQRVAELQADTFRGLDRALQGNAQLQRALGSSAQAVQGQIQQTLQMAERDVINATELTLASKDYFDTFTRTIDALNALNSQSMDSLDQALQARVSDLQRGLMWIALALVVTLSATSAVALVFVRSMTGPLSQAVALSRAVAQGDLSGAPIAHGTNEVGQLLQALLQMRTQLTDVVRNVRGGSESVASASVQIAQGNTDLSARTESQASALEETAASMEQLNATVRQNADSAQQASQLAASASTVAVQGGEVVAQVVDTMHGINDASRKIADIIGVIDSIAFQTNILALNAAVEAARAGEQGRGFAVVASEVRSLAGRSAEAAREIKSLISASVERVEQGSALVDRAGATMNEVVGAIRRVTDIVGEISAASHEQSLGVAQVGEAVTQMDQVTQQNAALVEEMAAAASSLKSQAEDLVQVVSVFRLGDEHGHSETLRLQ is encoded by the coding sequence ATGTCACTTCTTCACCGGTTGAACCTGCTCGAAAAATTCCTCATCCTCGGGACCATCGGGCTCATGATGAGCGCACTGCCCACCTATCTGACAGTGAGCGATTCGCTGCACGCCATCGGACATGCGCGCCAGGAGGCACAGGGCGCGGCGCCCGCACAGGCACTGACCCGCCTGGTGCAAGTGGTGCAGGTGCACCGGGGCCTGTCCGCGGGCATGCTCGGCGGCGACGAGGGCCTCGCGGCACGCCGCCCTGCCGCGCGCGATGCGGTCAATACCGCGCTGGGCGACGTGAGCGCCCGATTTGCCGCCGCCAAGGTGCCCGCTGCCCAGATGACGGCATGGACCCAGGCCCAACAGACCTGGCGCACGCTGGAGCAGGCAGTGGCCGCACGCAGCATCGAGCAGGCCCAGAGCACGGCCCAGCACACCCAGCTCATCGCCGATCTGCTGCAGCTCAACGAAGCACTGGTGCACGCCTACGGCTTGCAGCTCGACCCCGACGCCGACACCCATGCGCTGATCCAGGCCTCTCTGGCACAAGCCCCGATGCTGGGCGAAAAGCTCGGCATGCTGCGCGCGCAAGGCGCCAGCGCACTGGGCAAGCACGAGCTCACGCCGCAGGGCAAAGGCCAGCTGCTGGTGCTGCAGCAGCGGGTGGCCGAGCTGCAGGCCGACACCTTCCGTGGGCTGGACCGCGCCCTGCAGGGCAACGCGCAACTCCAGCGCGCCTTGGGCAGCAGCGCACAGGCGGTGCAGGGCCAGATCCAGCAAACGCTGCAGATGGCGGAGCGCGATGTGATCAATGCCACCGAGCTCACGCTGGCCTCCAAAGACTATTTCGACACCTTCACTCGCACCATCGACGCGTTGAACGCGCTCAACAGCCAATCCATGGACAGCCTCGACCAGGCCTTGCAGGCCCGCGTGTCTGACCTGCAGCGTGGCCTGATGTGGATCGCCTTGGCCCTGGTGGTCACGCTGTCGGCCACCAGCGCCGTGGCACTGGTGTTTGTGCGGTCCATGACCGGCCCGCTGTCGCAGGCTGTTGCCTTGTCCCGCGCCGTGGCGCAGGGCGACCTGAGTGGCGCGCCCATCGCCCATGGCACCAATGAGGTCGGCCAGTTGCTGCAAGCGCTGCTGCAGATGCGCACGCAACTCACCGACGTGGTCCGCAATGTGCGGGGCGGATCGGAAAGCGTGGCCTCCGCCAGCGTCCAGATCGCCCAGGGCAACACCGACCTGTCGGCCCGCACCGAAAGCCAGGCCAGCGCGCTCGAAGAAACCGCCGCGTCGATGGAGCAGCTCAACGCCACCGTGCGCCAAAACGCCGACAGCGCCCAGCAGGCCAGCCAGCTGGCCGCCAGCGCCAGCACCGTGGCCGTGCAGGGCGGCGAGGTGGTCGCCCAGGTGGTGGACACCATGCACGGCATCAACGACGCGTCGCGCAAGATCGCCGACATCATTGGCGTGATCGACTCGATTGCGTTTCAGACCAACATCCTGGCGCTCAACGCGGCGGTCGAAGCCGCCCGCGCGGGCGAGCAGGGCCGGGGCTTTGCCGTGGTGGCGTCTGAAGTGCGCTCGCTGGCCGGGCGCAGCGCCGAGGCCGCCCGCGAGATCAAGTCGCTCATCAGCGCCAGCGTGGAGCGCGTGGAACAGGGCAGCGCGCTGGTGGACCGCGCAGGTGCCACCATGAACGAGGTGGTGGGCGCCATCCGCCGCGTGACCGACATCGTCGGCGAGATCAGCGCGGCCAGCCACGAGCAGTCGCTGGGCGTGGCCCAGGTGGGCGAGGCGGTGACGCAGATGGACCAGGTCACGCAGCAAAACGCCGCGCTGGTCGAGGAGATGGCCGCTGCCGCCAGCAGCCTCAAGAGCCAGGCCGAAGACCTGGTGCAGGTGGTGTCGGTGTTCCGCCTGGGCGATGAGCACGGTCACAGCGAGACGCTACGACTTCAATAG
- a CDS encoding DUF779 domain-containing protein has product MDSAQRPGAPPPRVVATPAALQLVARLQAQHGPELMFHQSGGCCDNSAANCYLPGEITMGAGDVYLGDIGGCPFYIGRAQYETWKHTQLIIDVIEGTGGTFSLEGPEGKAFHTRSRVFTDAELAALGIERPRG; this is encoded by the coding sequence ATGGACTCCGCGCAGAGACCTGGCGCCCCACCACCGCGTGTGGTGGCGACCCCCGCCGCCCTGCAGCTGGTGGCCCGGCTGCAGGCCCAACATGGGCCAGAGCTCATGTTCCACCAGAGTGGCGGCTGCTGCGACAACAGCGCCGCCAACTGCTACCTGCCCGGTGAAATCACCATGGGCGCGGGCGACGTGTACCTGGGTGACATCGGCGGCTGCCCGTTCTATATCGGGCGCGCGCAGTACGAGACCTGGAAACACACGCAGCTCATCATCGATGTGATCGAGGGCACGGGCGGCACCTTCTCGCTCGAAGGGCCGGAAGGCAAGGCCTTCCACACCCGCTCGCGCGTGTTCACCGACGCGGAGCTGGCCGCGCTGGGCATTGAGCGACCTCGGGGCTAA
- a CDS encoding FlgO family outer membrane protein — translation MKIPALLTVLAGVVLAGCANTSAPVRMEPTYQEAASSQFIQTSRDAVAKLTAGFDMSNLGAGPVLVATVVNVNDLSRAAPLGRTLSEQYATSMAAGGFNVKEIKLRGDVFVREGAGELLLSRELKDIARNHNASLVLVGTYSAAASYTYVSLKLVRTEDSRIIRGHDYALPNDRDVQRLLAVPR, via the coding sequence ATGAAAATTCCTGCACTCCTGACCGTGCTGGCCGGCGTGGTTCTGGCTGGTTGCGCCAACACCTCTGCGCCCGTGCGCATGGAGCCCACCTACCAAGAAGCCGCCAGCAGCCAGTTCATCCAGACAAGCCGCGATGCCGTGGCCAAGCTGACGGCCGGTTTTGATATGAGCAACCTGGGCGCAGGCCCTGTGCTCGTGGCCACCGTGGTCAACGTGAACGACCTGAGCCGTGCGGCCCCGCTGGGCCGTACCCTGTCGGAGCAATATGCGACAAGCATGGCGGCCGGCGGGTTCAATGTGAAGGAAATCAAGCTGCGCGGTGACGTGTTCGTGCGCGAAGGCGCCGGCGAGTTGCTGCTGTCGCGCGAGCTCAAGGACATTGCACGCAACCACAATGCATCGCTGGTCCTGGTGGGCACTTATTCCGCCGCCGCCAGCTACACCTATGTGAGCCTGAAACTGGTGCGCACGGAAGACAGCCGCATCATTCGCGGCCATGACTACGCACTGCCCAACGACCGCGACGTGCAACGCCTGCTGGCCGTTCCACGCTGA
- the yiaY gene encoding L-threonine dehydrogenase, whose amino-acid sequence MATTFFMPSVNIMGAGCLQEAMVALKGHGFRKALIVTDHVLSKLGVAARIQAQLAAQQIDSVVFDGTQPNPTVGNVRAGLAQLKAEQCDFVISLGGGSPHDCAKGIALCATNGGEIADYEGVDRSAKPQLPLVSINTTAGTASEMTRFCIITDETRHIKMAIVDRNVTPLTSVNDPELMLAKPKGLTAATGMDALTHAVEAYVSTAATPITDACALKAVELIARNLRTAVAHGDNLPAREQMAYAQFLAGMAFNNASLGYVHAMAHQLGGFYDLPHGVCNALLLPHVEAFNVPTSAARLRDVAHAMGVDVSGLGAEAGAQACLTAIRQLALDVGIPKCLADLGVKEADIPMLATNALKDACGLTNPRTATQADIEGIFRGAMAA is encoded by the coding sequence ATGGCTACAACATTCTTCATGCCCAGTGTCAACATCATGGGCGCAGGCTGCCTGCAAGAGGCCATGGTGGCCCTGAAAGGCCATGGCTTTCGCAAGGCACTGATCGTGACCGACCATGTGCTGAGCAAACTGGGTGTGGCGGCACGCATCCAGGCCCAGCTGGCGGCGCAGCAGATCGACTCGGTGGTGTTCGATGGCACGCAGCCCAACCCCACGGTGGGCAATGTGCGCGCGGGGCTGGCGCAGCTGAAGGCCGAGCAGTGCGACTTCGTGATTTCTTTGGGCGGCGGCTCGCCGCACGACTGCGCCAAGGGCATTGCCCTGTGTGCGACCAACGGCGGCGAGATTGCCGACTACGAAGGCGTGGACCGCTCGGCCAAGCCCCAGCTGCCACTGGTGTCGATCAACACCACGGCGGGTACGGCCAGCGAAATGACGCGGTTTTGCATCATCACCGACGAAACGCGCCACATCAAGATGGCCATCGTGGACCGCAATGTCACGCCGCTCACGTCGGTCAACGACCCCGAACTGATGCTGGCCAAGCCCAAGGGCCTGACGGCCGCCACGGGCATGGATGCACTGACCCATGCGGTGGAGGCCTATGTGTCCACCGCTGCCACGCCCATCACAGACGCTTGCGCGCTCAAGGCCGTGGAGCTGATTGCCCGCAACCTGCGCACGGCTGTGGCCCACGGTGACAACCTGCCAGCACGCGAGCAGATGGCGTATGCGCAATTTCTGGCGGGCATGGCGTTCAACAATGCATCGCTGGGCTACGTGCATGCCATGGCCCACCAGCTGGGCGGTTTCTATGACCTGCCCCACGGTGTGTGCAACGCGCTGCTGCTGCCCCATGTCGAAGCCTTCAACGTGCCCACCTCGGCGGCACGCCTGCGCGACGTGGCCCATGCGATGGGCGTGGATGTGTCGGGGCTCGGCGCCGAAGCGGGCGCACAGGCGTGCCTGACCGCCATCCGTCAGCTGGCGCTGGATGTGGGCATCCCCAAATGCCTCGCGGACCTGGGCGTGAAGGAGGCCGACATCCCCATGCTGGCCACCAATGCGCTCAAGGACGCCTGCGGGCTGACCAACCCGCGCACGGCCACGCAGGCCGATATCGAAGGCATCTTCCGTGGGGCCATGGCGGCCTGA
- a CDS encoding LysR family transcriptional regulator translates to MQLKWLEDFIVLAQERSFTRAAELRHVTHPAFGRRIRALEAWAGTALVERSGSPVTLTPAGLGFLETANHMVRSLAQSHEEMQSLAGRQARTVTLTTGRTLARTLVADWLVRLQPILQGGELCIRTRALADTVAMLERNEADFSLVYHHPALAIRLDARQFMHLTVASDRLVPVSRATAQGKARYRFDAGDTTPLPYLAYAPQLALGRLIEDHLAHHPLAPRLQRVVECDSADAHYEYVQKGLGVAWLPWSMVHADCAAKRLAPAGDARLEVRFDVRLYRPKRRLGPMAEALWAALARR, encoded by the coding sequence ATGCAGCTGAAATGGCTTGAAGACTTCATCGTGCTGGCGCAGGAGCGCAGTTTCACGCGTGCGGCCGAACTGCGCCACGTGACCCACCCCGCGTTCGGACGGCGCATTCGCGCGCTGGAGGCGTGGGCAGGTACCGCACTGGTGGAGCGCAGTGGTAGCCCGGTGACACTCACGCCCGCAGGGCTGGGTTTTCTGGAAACCGCCAACCACATGGTGCGCAGCCTGGCGCAGTCGCACGAAGAAATGCAGAGCCTGGCAGGGCGGCAGGCCCGCACCGTGACGCTGACCACCGGCCGCACGCTGGCACGTACCCTGGTGGCAGACTGGTTGGTGCGCTTGCAGCCCATTCTTCAGGGTGGCGAGTTGTGCATACGCACGCGGGCTCTGGCAGACACCGTGGCCATGCTCGAGCGCAACGAGGCCGACTTTTCGCTCGTCTACCACCACCCTGCACTGGCGATAAGGCTGGACGCGCGCCAGTTCATGCACCTCACCGTGGCCAGCGACCGGCTGGTGCCCGTCTCTCGCGCCACGGCCCAGGGTAAGGCGCGCTACCGGTTTGACGCGGGTGATACCACCCCGCTCCCCTATCTTGCCTACGCACCCCAATTGGCGCTGGGGCGCCTGATAGAAGACCATCTGGCGCACCACCCGCTTGCGCCACGGCTGCAACGGGTGGTGGAGTGCGACTCGGCAGATGCCCACTACGAGTACGTGCAAAAGGGCCTGGGCGTGGCTTGGCTGCCCTGGTCCATGGTGCACGCCGACTGCGCCGCCAAGCGCCTGGCCCCAGCGGGCGATGCGCGCCTGGAGGTGCGCTTTGACGTGCGCCTGTACCGGCCCAAACGCCGCCTGGGCCCGATGGCTGAAGCACTCTGGGCCGCTTTGGCCCGGCGCTGA